A stretch of Acidimicrobiales bacterium DNA encodes these proteins:
- a CDS encoding peptidoglycan DD-metalloendopeptidase family protein has product MPFPRTHRIAPRLLLALAVAAALLAGPVAAQDDDSIGDIRQKREDARDAEAEALEALELLELEDERIAEVLAQIQAAVDNQTVQVAAARQQLEAAEAEVESRERAADAAAGAILRTEAEIQQRAVDAFVGTNREFEPWLTSEDLNQTAIRLSLLDFAAGSDRDLLDELRVVQVERDLHLLAGEEARAEADALQHQLADELAELEERRKTQARIQAELQDRIEEWEREADQRAREAQEFTDLIKEKQAEELGFAPGDPGAASVEGFILPTQGQVGSRFGPRIHPIFGSTRVHSGVDIGAPQGQAIWAAKEGRVIFAGWKGGYGNAVIIQHEGNVATLYAHMSEIRTSDGEWVDQAEVIGLIGSTGWSTGPHLHFETRVDGEPKDPELFLPG; this is encoded by the coding sequence ATGCCGTTTCCGCGCACCCACCGAATCGCTCCCCGCCTGCTCCTGGCGCTCGCCGTCGCCGCGGCCCTGCTCGCCGGCCCCGTGGCGGCGCAGGACGACGACTCGATCGGCGACATCCGGCAGAAACGCGAGGATGCCCGCGACGCGGAGGCCGAAGCCCTCGAGGCGCTCGAACTGCTCGAACTCGAGGACGAGCGCATCGCCGAGGTGCTCGCCCAGATCCAGGCCGCCGTGGACAACCAGACGGTCCAGGTGGCCGCCGCCCGCCAGCAGCTCGAGGCGGCCGAGGCCGAAGTCGAATCCCGCGAACGGGCCGCGGACGCCGCGGCGGGCGCCATCCTCCGCACCGAAGCGGAGATCCAGCAGCGAGCAGTCGACGCTTTCGTCGGAACGAACCGGGAGTTCGAGCCGTGGTTGACGTCGGAGGATCTCAACCAGACCGCGATCCGCCTGTCGCTACTCGACTTCGCAGCCGGGTCGGACCGAGACCTCCTCGACGAGCTGCGCGTCGTGCAGGTCGAGCGGGACCTCCATCTCCTCGCCGGCGAGGAGGCGCGAGCCGAGGCCGATGCGCTCCAGCACCAACTCGCGGACGAGCTGGCGGAGCTGGAGGAGCGGCGCAAGACCCAAGCCCGCATCCAGGCCGAGCTCCAGGACCGGATCGAGGAGTGGGAACGCGAGGCGGACCAACGAGCCCGCGAGGCCCAGGAGTTCACCGATCTCATCAAGGAGAAGCAGGCCGAGGAGCTGGGGTTCGCTCCCGGCGACCCCGGTGCGGCGTCGGTCGAGGGGTTCATCCTCCCGACCCAGGGTCAGGTCGGATCGCGATTCGGACCGCGCATCCACCCGATCTTCGGTTCGACCCGCGTCCACTCCGGTGTCGACATCGGCGCCCCGCAGGGTCAGGCGATCTGGGCCGCGAAGGAGGGCCGAGTCATCTTCGCCGGATGGAAGGGCGGCTACGGCAACGCCGTCATCATCCAGCACGAGGGCAACGTCGCGACCCTCTACGCGCACATGAGCGAGATCCGCACGAGCGACGGCGAGTGGGTCGATCAGGCCGAGGTGATCGGGCTGATCGGATCGACCGGATGGAGCACGGGCCCCCACCTCCACTTCGAGACCCGCGTCGACGGCGAACCGAAGGACCCGGAACTTTTCCTTCCGGGGTGA
- a CDS encoding pseudouridine synthase, whose product MDDPDLVLRFWKPHGVMTAFTDREGRETLADHIDVPRVYAAGRLDRDSEGLLLLTRGKSLRTQLMRPDIGHPRTYLVQVEGVPDAAACRALEQGVDLKDGRTRPATVEPLPSPPDLPERRVPIRVRKSVPDSWIRLTLTEGRNRQVRRMTAAVGFPTLRLVRERIGPIDLVGLVPGAWDVLAPEEVDALRASLNEAEGSSPRASGPRRRGRRSRG is encoded by the coding sequence GTGGACGACCCGGACCTCGTGCTGCGGTTCTGGAAACCGCACGGTGTCATGACCGCGTTCACCGACCGCGAGGGCCGTGAGACGCTCGCCGACCACATCGACGTTCCCCGCGTCTACGCCGCAGGCCGGCTGGACCGCGACTCCGAGGGACTGTTGCTCCTCACCAGGGGGAAGAGCCTGCGGACCCAGCTGATGCGCCCGGACATCGGGCACCCGCGCACCTACCTCGTCCAGGTCGAGGGCGTGCCGGACGCGGCGGCGTGCCGGGCGCTGGAGCAGGGCGTCGACCTCAAGGACGGGCGCACCCGGCCGGCGACCGTCGAACCGCTTCCGAGCCCGCCCGACCTGCCGGAGCGCCGGGTCCCGATCCGCGTGCGGAAGTCCGTCCCGGACTCGTGGATCCGCCTCACGTTGACCGAGGGCCGCAACCGGCAGGTCCGGCGCATGACCGCGGCGGTCGGCTTCCCGACGCTGCGACTCGTGCGCGAGCGCATCGGTCCGATCGATCTCGTCGGCCTCGTGCCGGGCGCGTGGGACGTGCTCGCCCCGGAGGAGGTCGACGCGCTGCGGGCCTCGCTCAACGAGGCGGAAGGCTCCAGTCCACGGGCGTCCGGCCCGCGTCGACGAGGGCGGCGTTCGCGCGGCTGA
- a CDS encoding Zn-dependent alcohol dehydrogenase, with translation MRAALLTEANAPLEIVDDLEIEEPRTGEVLVDVRFCGICHSDVTVQESGHAMPAVLGHEAAGVVEAVGPGVTHLAVGDHVMLTPLAPCGHCPACARHEATACPDALSFAMNARPDGSTPFSRAGAPVYRGLGVGGWAEKTVVSATGAVKLAEDIPLEIACVIGCAMQTGVGAVFNSADVQRGSSVLVMGLGGIGQAIVQGAVVAGATEIIVSDPVEARREVASSFGATVLVDPTSDDLNAAVADATGGMGVDYAFDAAGRVALVEQGIENTRVGGTTVMVGASPFEENVTINAAVLFMTMQKRLIGSLLGHCWPDRDIPLLLDLWRNGRLDLEGMVSHRLGLSDVNEGIARLHAADGIRTVLDLSA, from the coding sequence ATGCGCGCCGCCCTGCTGACCGAAGCCAACGCCCCGCTCGAGATCGTCGACGATCTCGAGATCGAGGAACCCCGCACCGGCGAGGTGCTGGTCGACGTGCGATTCTGCGGCATCTGTCACTCCGACGTGACGGTGCAGGAGAGCGGCCACGCCATGCCCGCAGTTCTCGGTCACGAGGCGGCCGGCGTCGTCGAGGCCGTGGGTCCCGGCGTGACCCACCTCGCCGTCGGCGATCACGTCATGCTCACCCCGTTGGCACCCTGCGGTCATTGCCCGGCCTGTGCCCGTCACGAGGCGACGGCGTGCCCCGATGCCCTCTCCTTCGCGATGAACGCCCGACCGGACGGGAGCACGCCGTTCTCCCGCGCCGGCGCGCCGGTCTACCGGGGCCTGGGCGTGGGTGGCTGGGCGGAGAAGACCGTCGTGTCCGCCACCGGCGCCGTGAAGCTCGCCGAGGACATCCCCCTGGAGATCGCGTGCGTGATCGGCTGCGCGATGCAGACGGGCGTCGGCGCGGTGTTCAACAGTGCCGACGTGCAGCGGGGCTCGAGCGTCCTGGTGATGGGTCTGGGCGGCATCGGCCAGGCGATCGTCCAGGGGGCCGTCGTGGCCGGCGCGACCGAGATCATCGTGTCGGACCCGGTCGAGGCGCGCCGTGAGGTCGCGTCGTCGTTCGGGGCAACGGTGCTGGTGGACCCGACGAGCGACGACCTGAACGCTGCGGTCGCGGACGCCACCGGGGGCATGGGTGTCGACTACGCGTTCGACGCAGCCGGCCGCGTCGCCCTGGTCGAACAGGGCATCGAGAACACCCGCGTCGGCGGCACCACGGTCATGGTCGGTGCCTCACCGTTCGAGGAGAACGTGACGATCAACGCGGCCGTCCTCTTCATGACCATGCAGAAGCGCCTCATCGGCAGCCTGCTCGGTCACTGCTGGCCGGACCGCGACATCCCGCTGCTTCTCGATCTGTGGCGCAACGGCCGGCTCGACCTCGAGGGCATGGTGAGCCACCGCCTCGGCCTGAGCGACGTCAACGAGGGCATCGCCCGTCTCCACGCGGCCGACGGGATCCGAACGGTCCTCGACCTCAGCGCCTGA
- a CDS encoding phosphotransferase, with product MAATIPSSLDDITPDWLTGALRASGVIGEDAEIDTVSAVVLGTGEGFAGDLARLTVTYGHGTGPATMVAKIPTSIDDNRRGSEMLGVYEREIRMYQELLPELDLPVPQLYYADVDPNPDWEKQMEAIRRAEKLPIWLLRFLAWVLRRFVKPEPRASVLILEDLDGAEIGDQVSGASLERVGAVLDVAARMHARTWGERVPEAGPWLQSGGLAPKLFQASYLGMRKAFLKGAGRRVSAHMRAMLDRLRRDGLERGRRIHTDLPQCLVHGDLRLDNIFFAGDDVRALIDWQLTRTGPGVVDVAYFIAGSLGSEVDEDVITGLLTRYHAGLVEHGVTDYPLERLFADYEDGLLSVLGGLTAVEQLDMGDDRGLALVESMVTRLDARLTRVPA from the coding sequence ATGGCTGCCACGATTCCGTCGTCGCTCGACGACATCACTCCCGATTGGCTGACCGGGGCCCTACGCGCCTCCGGTGTGATCGGGGAGGACGCCGAGATCGACACGGTGTCCGCCGTCGTGCTGGGTACCGGTGAGGGGTTCGCCGGCGACCTCGCCCGATTGACGGTGACCTACGGTCACGGCACCGGTCCGGCGACCATGGTCGCGAAGATCCCCACGTCGATCGACGACAACCGCCGAGGTTCGGAGATGCTCGGTGTCTACGAGCGCGAGATCCGCATGTACCAGGAGCTCCTGCCGGAACTGGATCTGCCGGTGCCCCAGCTCTACTACGCCGACGTCGACCCGAATCCGGACTGGGAGAAGCAGATGGAGGCGATCCGGCGGGCGGAGAAGCTTCCGATCTGGCTCCTGCGCTTCCTCGCCTGGGTCCTGCGCCGCTTCGTGAAGCCGGAGCCCCGCGCCAGTGTGTTGATCCTCGAGGATCTGGACGGGGCGGAGATCGGTGACCAGGTGTCGGGAGCCTCGCTCGAGCGCGTCGGTGCCGTCCTCGACGTGGCGGCGCGGATGCACGCCCGCACCTGGGGGGAACGGGTCCCCGAGGCGGGACCGTGGCTGCAATCGGGCGGTCTCGCCCCCAAGCTCTTCCAGGCGAGTTACCTCGGGATGCGCAAGGCCTTCCTCAAGGGCGCGGGCCGGCGCGTGAGTGCCCACATGCGGGCGATGCTCGACCGCTTGCGTCGTGACGGCCTCGAGCGCGGTCGTCGCATCCACACCGACCTGCCCCAGTGCCTCGTCCACGGCGACCTCCGCCTCGACAACATCTTCTTCGCGGGTGACGACGTGCGGGCGCTCATCGACTGGCAGCTCACCCGCACCGGTCCGGGGGTGGTCGACGTGGCCTACTTCATCGCCGGTTCGCTCGGATCCGAGGTCGACGAGGACGTCATCACCGGCCTCCTGACCCGCTACCACGCCGGCCTCGTCGAACACGGGGTGACGGACTATCCGCTCGAGCGGCTGTTCGCCGACTACGAGGACGGCCTCCTGAGCGTGTTGGGCGGACTCACCGCGGTCGAACAGCTCGACATGGGCGACGATCGGGGTCTGGCCCTGGTCGAGTCGATGGTGACGCGTCTCGACGCCCGCCTCACGAGGGTCCCGGCCTGA
- a CDS encoding LCP family protein has translation MLAVLVVVSLFPLYLAVSAWRSWSDVERIELDHVLAGATGATNYLVVGTDSRAGVDEDVENAGVIFGADGERTDTIAILRVDGEDVRLLAIPRDLYVPVNGSNNRINAAFAFGGPELLVRTVQEQVGIGIDHYLEVDFAGFLSLVDALGGVTIDFPHPAHDTNSGLSIPTAGPTELDSAGALAYVRSRNYVETIDGREVRDPRSDLGRVERQQRFLSAVFAELGATRNPTTLLAALRGVAANVRVDDGLGFRTVLSLGLTLRGAEPTTATLPTTRFITDAGADVLLLDEAAAAPLIAEFA, from the coding sequence GTGCTTGCCGTCCTCGTCGTCGTGTCGCTGTTCCCGCTGTACCTCGCCGTCTCCGCCTGGCGATCCTGGTCCGACGTCGAGCGGATCGAGCTGGATCACGTGCTCGCGGGGGCGACGGGTGCGACCAACTATCTCGTCGTGGGCACGGACTCCCGAGCCGGCGTCGACGAGGACGTCGAGAACGCGGGCGTGATCTTCGGTGCGGACGGCGAACGCACCGACACCATTGCGATCCTTCGCGTCGACGGTGAAGACGTCCGGCTCCTGGCGATCCCTCGTGACCTCTACGTCCCGGTCAACGGTTCGAACAACCGGATCAATGCGGCGTTCGCGTTCGGGGGGCCGGAGCTGCTCGTGCGCACCGTGCAGGAGCAGGTGGGAATCGGGATCGACCACTATCTGGAGGTCGACTTCGCCGGTTTCCTGTCCCTCGTCGACGCGCTCGGCGGTGTCACGATCGACTTCCCGCACCCGGCCCACGACACCAACTCCGGGCTCTCGATCCCGACCGCAGGACCCACCGAACTCGATTCGGCCGGCGCTCTCGCCTACGTGCGGTCACGGAACTATGTCGAGACGATCGACGGCCGGGAGGTCCGCGACCCGCGTAGCGATCTCGGTCGTGTCGAACGGCAGCAGCGGTTCCTGAGCGCGGTGTTCGCCGAGCTCGGCGCGACCCGCAACCCGACGACGCTCCTCGCCGCTCTGCGCGGGGTGGCGGCCAACGTGCGCGTCGACGACGGTCTCGGGTTCCGAACGGTCCTGTCCCTCGGTCTGACGCTCCGCGGTGCGGAGCCCACCACCGCGACCCTGCCGACGACCCGCTTCATCACCGACGCGGGCGCCGATGTGCTCCTGCTCGACGAGGCGGCAGCCGCGCCGCTCATCGCCGAGTTCGCCTGA
- a CDS encoding TauD/TfdA family dioxygenase, translating to MTTTESTERAGTSDPAGAVAPGRVYIDRFDMSIGPWLHLADERQRLANPRFDHITVTPRGVTLGAEISGVDLATELGDEVIDEIARALADYKVVFFRDQPVTSAQHVAFARRFGALEIHPFITGNEEHPELVRFEKGADTGGFENGWHHDVTWREVPSMGAILHAIQVPPTGGDTLFADMAAAYDGLTDEWKERIDGLHAIHDYTLAFAHQVPEDRKAEMREKYPLVRHPVVRTHPVTGRMLLYVNGYFTSHIDGMDADESREIIMHLIAQAAVVEYQYRLTWENDTIVFWDNASVQHYAASDYYPDIRIMERASIVGTRPA from the coding sequence ATGACCACCACCGAATCCACCGAACGGGCCGGCACGAGCGACCCCGCGGGCGCCGTCGCCCCCGGGCGGGTGTACATCGACCGCTTCGACATGTCGATCGGCCCGTGGCTGCACCTCGCCGACGAACGCCAACGACTCGCCAATCCGCGATTCGACCACATCACCGTGACCCCGCGCGGCGTCACCCTCGGCGCGGAGATCAGCGGCGTCGACCTCGCCACCGAGCTGGGCGACGAGGTGATCGACGAGATCGCCCGGGCGCTCGCCGACTACAAGGTCGTCTTCTTCCGCGATCAGCCGGTCACCTCGGCGCAGCACGTGGCGTTCGCCCGGCGTTTCGGCGCCCTGGAGATCCATCCGTTCATCACCGGCAACGAGGAACACCCCGAGCTCGTCCGTTTCGAGAAGGGGGCGGACACCGGCGGTTTCGAGAACGGCTGGCACCACGACGTGACCTGGCGGGAGGTGCCGTCGATGGGGGCGATCCTCCACGCGATCCAGGTGCCGCCGACCGGCGGCGACACGCTGTTCGCCGACATGGCCGCGGCCTACGACGGGCTCACCGACGAGTGGAAGGAGCGCATCGACGGACTGCACGCGATCCACGACTACACGCTCGCCTTCGCCCACCAGGTGCCCGAGGACCGGAAGGCCGAGATGCGCGAGAAGTACCCGCTGGTGCGCCATCCGGTCGTGCGCACCCACCCGGTCACCGGCCGCATGCTCCTCTACGTCAACGGCTACTTCACGTCACACATCGACGGCATGGACGCCGACGAGAGCCGCGAGATCATCATGCACCTCATCGCCCAGGCGGCGGTCGTCGAGTACCAGTACCGCCTGACCTGGGAGAACGACACGATCGTGTTCTGGGACAACGCGTCCGTGCAGCACTACGCCGCCAGTGACTATTACCCGGACATCCGCATCATGGAACGGGCCAGCATCGTCGGGACGCGCCCCGCCTAA
- the ung gene encoding uracil-DNA glycosylase yields MTPTTDWNPVLRGEFEKPYWASLMAFVREERAIYEVFPPHDEVFAALHLTPLAAVKVLILGQDPYHGPGQAHGLCFSVRHGVRVPPSLQNIHKELHDDLGVAIPDHGNLEAWARQGVLLLNTTLTVRAHEAASHQRQGWEDFTDAVIDVVNAKDERVVFVLWGAAARKKRSIIDRHRHAVIESPHPSPLSAHKGFFGTKPFSRANAALVDAGRTPVDWSLPPR; encoded by the coding sequence GTGACGCCGACCACCGACTGGAATCCCGTCCTCCGCGGCGAGTTCGAGAAGCCGTACTGGGCCTCCCTCATGGCGTTCGTCCGCGAGGAGCGGGCCATCTACGAGGTGTTCCCGCCCCACGACGAAGTGTTCGCCGCCCTGCACCTGACCCCCCTCGCGGCCGTCAAGGTGCTGATCCTCGGCCAGGACCCGTACCACGGCCCGGGGCAGGCCCACGGGCTCTGCTTCTCGGTGCGACACGGCGTGCGGGTGCCACCGTCTCTTCAGAACATCCACAAGGAGCTGCACGACGACCTGGGCGTCGCCATCCCGGACCACGGGAACCTCGAGGCCTGGGCCCGCCAGGGCGTCCTGTTGTTGAACACCACGCTCACGGTGCGGGCCCACGAGGCGGCGAGCCATCAGCGCCAGGGGTGGGAGGACTTCACCGACGCGGTCATCGATGTGGTCAACGCCAAGGACGAACGGGTGGTCTTCGTCCTGTGGGGCGCGGCGGCTCGCAAGAAGCGGTCGATCATCGACCGCCACCGCCACGCGGTGATCGAGTCGCCCCACCCGTCGCCGCTGTCCGCCCACAAGGGATTCTTCGGTACGAAACCGTTCAGCCGCGCGAACGCCGCCCTCGTCGACGCGGGCCGGACGCCCGTGGACTGGAGCCTTCCGCCTCGTTGA
- a CDS encoding carbohydrate kinase family protein, translating into MLVCVGDLVEEVLVQLRTDPRRGGDIPVRAARVRGGSAANVAAITAEQGSDVRFVGQVGDDHVGRTLTEDLERRGVDLRVAFAGGTGVIITMIGRGGRSRMIDRGASRRLSRLDPACLDGAEQLYLAASAVTDDPLATAVDRLLGEATERRVPVTLSGPTLAELESFGTDPFLELCRTLEPAHVILNRAEHHALDLRARSGIDGAATTVVTNGRRPTLVIDRSGTTSVEVPPLDDVLDRTGVGDGFIAGFLRSRRSGADPASAAHAGHRVAASVLRNFGPTATAP; encoded by the coding sequence GTGCTCGTGTGCGTGGGAGACCTGGTGGAAGAGGTACTGGTACAGCTGCGCACCGACCCCCGACGCGGCGGGGACATCCCGGTGCGGGCGGCGAGGGTGCGCGGCGGTTCGGCCGCCAACGTGGCCGCGATCACGGCGGAGCAGGGGAGTGACGTGCGCTTCGTGGGACAGGTGGGCGACGACCACGTCGGCCGCACGCTGACGGAGGATCTGGAGCGCCGCGGGGTCGACCTCCGGGTCGCGTTCGCCGGGGGCACGGGCGTGATCATCACCATGATCGGACGCGGGGGGCGGAGCCGCATGATCGACCGCGGCGCATCGCGGCGGCTGAGCCGGCTGGACCCCGCATGTCTCGACGGCGCGGAACAGCTCTACCTCGCGGCCTCCGCCGTCACCGACGACCCCCTCGCCACCGCGGTCGACCGACTGCTCGGCGAGGCGACGGAGCGCCGGGTACCGGTGACGCTCAGTGGACCGACGCTCGCCGAGCTCGAGAGTTTCGGGACCGATCCCTTCCTGGAGCTGTGTCGCACGCTCGAGCCCGCCCATGTGATCCTCAACCGCGCCGAACACCATGCGCTCGACCTCCGGGCCCGCAGTGGCATCGACGGTGCGGCCACCACGGTCGTGACCAACGGTCGTCGACCGACGTTGGTGATCGACCGCAGCGGCACCACCTCCGTCGAGGTGCCCCCACTCGACGACGTGCTCGACCGCACCGGCGTGGGCGACGGGTTCATCGCCGGCTTCCTCCGGTCGCGCCGATCGGGCGCCGATCCAGCGTCCGCCGCCCACGCGGGTCATCGCGTGGCCGCGAGCGTGCTGCGGAACTTCGGCCCGACCGCAACGGCGCCATGA
- a CDS encoding DivIVA domain-containing protein encodes MGAGDRRFALDVSSFVREFDRVRRGYDPAAVDHHLALIKSQVGTYLERETHDPDESLDLVLRATKRSVDEALQDARERADAILAEAHAEAAEIRQEARTEATRLTADAEERVRALDGEGRERYAEMGRLTEARGREMRRIDAELRARTDSLRSAAEDLARIAASIEVADTGPAPSVPSPIAAMTERQGEIVLPADPGSDA; translated from the coding sequence ATGGGCGCTGGAGACCGACGGTTCGCGCTGGACGTGTCGAGCTTCGTGCGGGAGTTCGATCGGGTGCGACGGGGCTACGACCCCGCCGCCGTGGATCATCATCTCGCCCTGATCAAGTCGCAGGTGGGGACCTATCTCGAGCGCGAGACGCACGATCCCGATGAGTCGCTGGACCTCGTGCTCCGGGCGACGAAACGGTCGGTCGACGAAGCGCTGCAGGACGCGCGGGAACGAGCCGACGCGATCCTGGCCGAGGCCCACGCCGAGGCGGCCGAGATCCGTCAGGAGGCGCGCACCGAGGCAACCCGCCTCACGGCCGACGCCGAGGAGCGCGTCCGCGCCCTCGACGGCGAAGGACGGGAGCGCTACGCGGAGATGGGCCGACTCACCGAAGCCCGGGGTCGGGAGATGCGGCGCATCGACGCGGAGCTGCGGGCCCGCACCGACTCGCTGCGGTCCGCGGCCGAGGATCTCGCCCGCATCGCCGCGTCCATCGAAGTCGCCGACACCGGCCCGGCCCCGTCGGTTCCGTCGCCCATCGCCGCGATGACCGAACGCCAGGGGGAGATCGTCCTGCCGGCCGATCCTGGGAGCGACGCCTGA
- a CDS encoding 1,4-dihydroxy-2-naphthoyl-CoA synthase has protein sequence MVSDIFDASRWRDIAGFDDLTDITYHRAVDQGTVRIAFDRPEVRNAFRPHTVDELYRCLDHARMTSDVGCVLVTGNGPSPRDGGWAFCSGGDQRIRGKAGYQYAEGETADTVDPAKAARLHILEVQRLIRTMPKIVIAVVPGWAVGGGHSLHVTADLTLASSEHAIFKQTDTDVASFDGGFGSAYLARQIGQKRAREIFFLGREYSADEAVAMGMCNAAIPHDELEATALEWGAEINAKSPTGQRMAKFAMNLIDDGLVGQQVFAGEATRLAYMTDEATEGRDAFLEKRTPDWSAFPWYF, from the coding sequence ATGGTTTCGGACATCTTCGATGCGAGCAGGTGGCGCGACATCGCCGGGTTCGATGACCTGACCGACATCACGTACCACCGGGCCGTCGACCAGGGCACCGTTCGCATCGCCTTCGACCGGCCCGAGGTGCGCAACGCGTTCCGGCCCCACACCGTGGACGAGCTCTACCGGTGTCTCGACCACGCCCGGATGACCAGCGACGTCGGCTGCGTGCTCGTCACCGGCAACGGCCCGTCCCCGCGCGACGGCGGTTGGGCGTTCTGCTCGGGCGGCGATCAACGGATCCGCGGCAAGGCCGGCTACCAGTACGCCGAGGGCGAGACCGCCGACACGGTCGACCCCGCGAAGGCCGCCCGCCTCCACATCCTCGAGGTGCAGCGGCTGATCCGCACGATGCCCAAGATCGTGATCGCCGTCGTGCCCGGTTGGGCGGTCGGCGGCGGCCACAGCCTGCACGTCACGGCCGACCTCACGCTCGCGAGCAGCGAGCACGCGATCTTCAAGCAGACCGACACCGACGTCGCCAGCTTCGACGGGGGCTTCGGCTCGGCCTACCTCGCCCGTCAGATCGGCCAGAAACGAGCCCGGGAGATCTTCTTCCTCGGGCGCGAGTACTCCGCCGACGAAGCAGTCGCCATGGGCATGTGCAACGCCGCGATCCCCCACGACGAACTGGAGGCGACGGCGCTCGAGTGGGGCGCCGAGATCAACGCCAAGAGTCCCACCGGTCAGCGCATGGCGAAGTTCGCGATGAACCTGATCGACGACGGGCTGGTGGGCCAGCAGGTGTTCGCCGGCGAGGCCACCCGGCTGGCCTACATGACCGACGAGGCCACCGAGGGCCGTGACGCGTTCCTCGAGAAGCGGACCCCGGACTGGTCCGCGTTCCCCTGGTACTTCTGA
- a CDS encoding nuclear transport factor 2 family protein, which translates to MSTAPTPREAISDVLATYCRGIDRRDRHLVTACFHPDATDDHGTGPRGMDDFLTWCFELLAGYDSTFHFLGQSTFEFESDDVARVETYGIAAHRTPGGPDHRNLTTGFRYLDRFEERGDGWRIATRLAITDWSRVDREGDWWSVPDTLARGSAGPDDPSHRH; encoded by the coding sequence ATGAGCACCGCCCCGACTCCCCGCGAAGCCATCAGCGACGTGCTGGCCACGTACTGCCGCGGCATCGACCGGCGGGACCGTCACCTCGTCACGGCGTGCTTCCACCCCGACGCGACGGATGACCACGGCACCGGACCGCGCGGCATGGACGACTTCCTGACCTGGTGTTTCGAACTCCTGGCCGGCTACGACTCGACGTTTCACTTCCTCGGTCAGTCGACGTTCGAGTTCGAGTCGGACGACGTGGCCCGGGTCGAGACATACGGAATCGCCGCTCACCGGACGCCGGGCGGCCCCGACCACCGCAACCTGACGACGGGGTTTCGCTATCTCGACCGGTTCGAGGAGCGCGGCGACGGGTGGCGGATCGCGACGCGCCTGGCGATCACCGACTGGTCGCGCGTGGACCGCGAAGGCGATTGGTGGTCCGTCCCCGACACGCTCGCCCGGGGGAGCGCCGGACCTGACGACCCGAGTCACCGGCACTAG
- a CDS encoding alpha/beta hydrolase, with the protein MPETIRFVGSGGHELAAVVRRPEGAARGSVLMAHCFTCSKDLHTMTRLADALAAAGWVSFAFDFTGLGESGGDFAGTTVSTNVGDLRRAALTMLAQRIGPCLLLGHSLGGAAAVLAAASLKTVDRVICVASPSDVGHIRALLPSDADERDDRFTITVGGRPFALDPGFLDDLDDHSVLDAAAGLGRPMLVVEAGADAIVDRSQTRALAAAGGADIAVVEGADHLFSGIDHARQLADIVVEWASRDTSR; encoded by the coding sequence GTGCCGGAGACCATTCGTTTCGTCGGAAGTGGGGGCCACGAGCTCGCCGCAGTGGTTCGCCGCCCCGAGGGGGCTGCGCGGGGCAGCGTCCTGATGGCGCACTGCTTCACCTGTTCGAAGGACCTCCACACGATGACCCGGCTCGCTGACGCCCTCGCGGCCGCAGGTTGGGTGAGCTTCGCCTTCGACTTCACCGGCCTCGGCGAGAGCGGAGGAGACTTCGCAGGCACGACCGTGAGCACCAATGTCGGTGACCTCCGCCGGGCGGCGCTCACCATGCTCGCGCAGCGAATCGGTCCGTGTCTGCTGCTCGGCCACAGCCTCGGCGGCGCCGCCGCCGTGCTCGCAGCCGCGTCCCTCAAGACGGTCGACCGGGTGATCTGCGTCGCCTCGCCGTCCGATGTCGGGCACATACGCGCCCTGCTCCCGTCCGACGCCGACGAGCGTGACGACCGTTTCACCATCACGGTTGGCGGCCGACCGTTCGCCCTCGATCCGGGCTTCCTCGACGACCTGGACGATCACTCGGTGCTGGACGCCGCGGCCGGCCTCGGGCGGCCCATGCTCGTGGTCGAGGCCGGAGCCGACGCCATCGTCGACCGGAGCCAGACCCGGGCGCTCGCCGCCGCCGGCGGAGCCGACATCGCGGTCGTCGAGGGTGCCGACCATCTTTTCTCCGGAATCGACCACGCGCGCCAACTCGCGGACATCGTCGTCGAGTGGGCGTCGCGGGACACGAGTCGGTAG